The Pseudodesulfovibrio sediminis genome includes the window GACGTGTTCAGTGCCCGGATTTGCCGCAGGGACGGTCAATCGGGTGAGGGAACACCGCATGGACCCTGCCGGAAAAGGCGTGAACATCGCCTTTCTTCTGCGCATGTTCGATCTCCCCGTGACGGTTACCGGATTTCTCGGAACTGAAAACAGCGGGATCTTCGAACGCAAATTCGACGCGTTGGGGATCACCGATCGGTTTATCCGTGTGCCGGGCGAGACCCGTACCGGGATCAAGGTCCTGAACGCTGACAACGGAGAGACCACGGATATCAATTTCCCCGGTTTGTCACCGGATGCACCCCATCTGGAGGCTTTGTTCGAGGAAGTGCGCCAGTTGGCCGTCAAGGATGCCATCGTGGTTATCGGTGGCAGTCTGCCGCACGGCGTTTCGCCGGAGGTGGTCGGTCGTCTTATTGACATTGTTCGCACACAGGGCGCCAGGGCCGTGGTCGACACCAGCGGTCCTGCGTTGAAAGCCGCGGTGGAGTCCGTGCCGTCGCTGATCAAACCCAATGACGATGAGCTGGCCGATCTGGTCGGGCGGCCCATGGAGAATCTTGATGATATCGTTGCCGAGGCCCGGCGACTGCATGGTGAAGGAATAGAGACAGTCGCTGTCTCGCTGGGCGCTCGGGGGGCACTCTTCCTGGAGGGGAGTGATGCGCTCATGTCCAGTCCGCCCACAATCGACCCAGTTAGTACCGTTGGAGCCGGAGACGCCATGATAGGCGGTCTGGTCGCCGGGATGGCGCTGGGCATGCCGATGGAAGATCGTGTTCGTCTGGCCACGGCGCTTTCCGCCGCCACTGTCGCCCAGTCCGGACCGAGTCTTGAAAGCCTGGACATGGCCCGGGCGTTGGAATCACAAGTCGTCATAAACACCATTACTCTGTAAGGGGGGTAAAGTTATGTCCAAGATCGTTGCCGTCACAGCCTGTCCCACCGGAGTGGCTCACACAATCATGGCTGCCGAGGCGTTGAAAAAGGTCGGAGCCAGTATGGGGCACGAGGTAAGCGTTGAAACCCAGGGAGCGGAAGGGACCAAGGATGTTCTTTCCGAATCCGGCATCGCCGCCGCCGAGGTGGTCATCATTGCTGCCGACATTCATGTGGATGCCGAGCGTTTTCAGGGTAAGCCGCTGTACGCCGTGACCACAAGCACGGCCATTCGTGATACCGAAGGCGTCATCAAGGCGGCTCTGGACGAAGCCGCGAGCATGACCGCCGCTCCGACGGATGATGCTGTTTCAGGCAGCAAGTTTGTCATTGGCGTA containing:
- the pfkB gene encoding 1-phosphofructokinase, yielding MTEKTPIVTVTMNPAIDLTCSVPGFAAGTVNRVREHRMDPAGKGVNIAFLLRMFDLPVTVTGFLGTENSGIFERKFDALGITDRFIRVPGETRTGIKVLNADNGETTDINFPGLSPDAPHLEALFEEVRQLAVKDAIVVIGGSLPHGVSPEVVGRLIDIVRTQGARAVVDTSGPALKAAVESVPSLIKPNDDELADLVGRPMENLDDIVAEARRLHGEGIETVAVSLGARGALFLEGSDALMSSPPTIDPVSTVGAGDAMIGGLVAGMALGMPMEDRVRLATALSAATVAQSGPSLESLDMARALESQVVINTITL